In a genomic window of Streptomyces koelreuteriae:
- a CDS encoding cutinase family protein: MRIRLCLAALSLAGGAGLATLSAPPASAAACSDVELVSARGTFEPGTLGFIVGDPVLSALQKKAAGKNLTSYKVNYPADLSPTSAAQGNLDLVNHVKSQAAACPNQKFVLVGYSQGANVVDNSIGISSAGAVVGSPIVATLPAAVEPKVAAVLLFGNPIRALGKSVTGTYQSRTLDLCAQGDPVCENGGGDVGAHLSYRDDADAAATFAAARL; the protein is encoded by the coding sequence ATGCGTATCCGTTTGTGTCTCGCCGCGCTCTCGCTGGCCGGCGGGGCCGGGCTCGCCACCCTCTCGGCTCCCCCGGCCTCGGCCGCGGCCTGCTCCGACGTGGAACTCGTCTCGGCACGCGGCACCTTCGAGCCCGGGACGCTCGGCTTCATCGTCGGCGACCCGGTGCTTTCCGCGCTGCAGAAGAAAGCAGCGGGCAAAAACCTGACCAGCTACAAGGTGAACTATCCAGCCGACCTCTCCCCGACGTCGGCGGCGCAGGGCAATCTGGACCTGGTGAACCATGTGAAGAGCCAGGCCGCCGCCTGCCCGAACCAGAAGTTCGTTCTCGTCGGCTATTCGCAGGGCGCGAACGTCGTCGACAACTCGATCGGCATCAGCAGCGCGGGCGCGGTCGTCGGCAGCCCCATCGTGGCCACACTGCCCGCCGCGGTCGAGCCGAAGGTCGCGGCGGTGCTGCTGTTCGGCAACCCGATCCGGGCCCTCGGCAAGAGCGTCACCGGCACCTACCAGAGCCGCACCCTGGACCTCTGCGCCCAGGGCGACCCCGTCTGCGAGAACGGCGGGGGTGACGTCGGGGCGCATCTGAGCTACCGCGACGACGCCGACGCGGCCGCCACGTTCGCCGCGGCCAGGCTCTGA
- a CDS encoding aldo/keto reductase, with the protein MTSTMFRIGGDLDVRRLGFGAMHLPTEPGPDRENALAVARRAVELGVTLIDTAHLYGEGANEELLAEALHPYPEGLLITTKVGVARTGPGGEWKYDGRPGILRAQVEQALRRLRVERIELLQLHRIDPDTPLADQLGTLRELQTEGLVGRIGLSEVTVAELAEARQIVDVVSVQNRYNLLDREHEPVLAACAAAGIAFLPWRPVAWGKAGAQAEIAAVAADLGATPTQVALAWLLDRAPVVLPIPGTARIEHLEENLAAADLALTPAQRDRLAEGAEAEPGSD; encoded by the coding sequence ATGACATCGACCATGTTCCGCATCGGCGGGGATCTGGACGTGCGCCGGCTCGGTTTCGGAGCCATGCATCTGCCGACCGAGCCCGGGCCCGACCGGGAGAACGCCCTCGCGGTCGCCCGGCGGGCCGTGGAGCTGGGCGTCACCCTGATCGACACGGCGCATCTGTACGGCGAGGGAGCCAACGAGGAACTGCTCGCCGAGGCGCTGCACCCCTACCCGGAGGGGCTGCTGATCACCACCAAGGTCGGTGTCGCGCGGACCGGCCCGGGCGGCGAGTGGAAGTACGACGGACGGCCCGGGATCCTGCGCGCCCAGGTCGAGCAGGCGCTGCGCCGGCTGCGGGTCGAGCGGATCGAACTGCTCCAGCTGCACCGGATCGACCCCGACACACCGCTCGCCGACCAGCTCGGCACGCTGCGGGAGCTGCAGACCGAGGGCCTGGTCGGACGGATCGGGCTGTCGGAGGTCACCGTCGCCGAGCTGGCCGAGGCGCGGCAGATCGTCGACGTCGTGAGCGTGCAGAACCGCTACAACCTCCTCGACCGGGAGCACGAGCCCGTACTCGCGGCATGCGCGGCGGCCGGTATCGCCTTCCTGCCGTGGCGGCCCGTGGCGTGGGGGAAGGCGGGGGCCCAGGCCGAGATCGCCGCCGTGGCGGCCGACCTCGGGGCCACACCCACGCAGGTCGCGCTCGCCTGGCTCCTCGACCGCGCACCGGTCGTCCTGCCGATCCCCGGTACGGCCCGGATCGAGCACCTGGAGGAGAACCTCGCCGCGGCGGACCTCGCCCTGACGCCCGCCCAGCGCGACCGGCTGGCCGAGGGGGCAGAGGCGGAACCAGGGTCGGACTAG
- a CDS encoding VOC family protein — MVTRLNPYLTFNGEARQAMEFYKEVFGGSLTLNSYGDFGQADAPNADKIMHGMLETTSGFTLMGADNPPGMESAPGNPFSVSLSGDDDAELRGYWEKLSENGSVSVPLEKQMWGDEFGMCTDRFGTPWMVNIGRTES, encoded by the coding sequence ATGGTCACGCGCCTCAATCCGTACCTCACCTTCAACGGCGAAGCCCGGCAGGCGATGGAGTTCTACAAGGAGGTCTTCGGCGGCAGCCTCACCCTCAACAGCTATGGCGACTTCGGCCAGGCGGACGCCCCGAACGCCGACAAGATCATGCACGGCATGCTGGAGACCACCAGCGGCTTCACCCTGATGGGCGCCGACAACCCGCCCGGTATGGAGTCCGCGCCGGGCAACCCCTTCTCCGTGAGTCTGAGCGGCGACGACGACGCCGAGCTGCGCGGCTACTGGGAGAAGCTGTCGGAGAACGGCTCGGTGTCGGTGCCGCTGGAGAAGCAGATGTGGGGCGACGAGTTCGGCATGTGTACGGACCGCTTCGGCACCCCGTGGATGGTCAACATCGGCAGAACGGAGAGCTGA
- a CDS encoding LacI family DNA-binding transcriptional regulator produces MAGRRVPERPTRKIARVLRVADEIGYRPDSAARLPARGRSRTLGVMFAVHQTFHTDLITGICPEAERLGYDVPLSGATQGRSEAKAVEALLSHRCEAVILLGPDAQPEYLGELGQRTLTVSVSRRVPQAHVDFVHSAEGKGVRQAMDHLVELGHRRIVHIDGGRGPGSAERRRAYRAAMRRHGLEAEARVIPGRHTEGSGVETGLLLLAERDSGQPLPTAVLAGNDRCAMGLLMSLTRAGIEVPRDLSVVGHDDSHLSHLTPIGLTTVRQDATRMAEHAVRFAVERLEDGEPQPREAVLDPKPVIRGTSGPARTE; encoded by the coding sequence ATGGCCGGGCGGAGGGTACCCGAGAGACCGACGCGAAAGATTGCGCGGGTCCTGCGCGTGGCCGACGAGATCGGTTACCGGCCCGACAGCGCGGCCCGGCTGCCGGCCCGCGGCCGCAGTCGCACGCTCGGCGTGATGTTCGCCGTGCACCAGACCTTCCACACGGATCTCATCACCGGCATCTGTCCCGAGGCCGAGCGGCTCGGATACGACGTCCCGCTCTCCGGCGCCACCCAGGGGCGCAGCGAGGCCAAGGCGGTCGAGGCGCTGCTCAGCCACCGCTGCGAGGCGGTGATCCTGCTCGGCCCGGACGCCCAGCCCGAATACCTCGGCGAACTCGGGCAGCGCACGCTCACGGTCTCGGTCAGCCGCCGCGTGCCCCAGGCCCATGTCGACTTCGTCCATTCCGCCGAGGGCAAGGGCGTCCGGCAGGCCATGGACCATCTGGTGGAGCTGGGGCACCGCCGGATCGTGCACATCGACGGCGGACGCGGTCCCGGTTCGGCGGAGCGGCGGCGTGCCTACCGCGCCGCGATGCGCCGCCACGGCCTGGAGGCCGAGGCCCGGGTGATTCCCGGCCGTCACACCGAGGGCTCCGGTGTCGAGACCGGCCTGCTGCTCCTGGCCGAGCGCGACAGCGGGCAGCCGCTGCCGACGGCGGTCCTCGCCGGCAACGACCGCTGCGCGATGGGCCTGCTGATGTCCCTCACCCGGGCGGGCATCGAGGTGCCGCGCGATCTGTCCGTCGTCGGCCACGACGACAGCCACCTCTCCCATCTGACGCCGATCGGCCTGACCACGGTCCGTCAGGATGCGACCCGGATGGCCGAACACGCCGTCCGCTTCGCCGTCGAGCGACTGGAGGACGGGGAACCGCAGCCGCGCGAGGCGGTGCTGGACCCGAAGCCGGTGATACGGGGGACGAGCGGCCCGGCGCGGACGGAGTAG
- a CDS encoding sugar porter family MFS transporter — translation MDVRDDTTAASNPAPAPAGGVADESPPAVSRRLRMITIIATFGGLLFGYDTGVINGALPYMTDDLGLTPVTEGMVTSSLLLGAALGAVTGGRLSDARGRRHNILLLAVLFFVGALGCTLAPTTEVMIVARFVLGLAVGGASVTVPVYLAEVSPAERRGALVTRNELMIVSGQLLAFTSNAIIARLGGESGGVWRWMLVIATLPAVVLWFGMLVMPESPRWLASQSRFGEALDVLKQVRSQARAEAELKEVSALAVKDEREKLGGWQDIKSTPWVRKLMFVGFGIAIVQQITGVNTIMYYGTQILTDAGFTADSALTANIANGVISVLATFVGIWLLGRVDRRPMLMTGQLGTTVALLLIGVFSLVLPSGDPRAFAVLAMTVTFLAFQQGAISPVTWLMLSEIFPMRMRGFGMGVAAVVLWLTNFVIGLVFPSLVSGIGISSTFFLFVVAGLLSLTFVKLYVPETRGRTLETLEAELRARFS, via the coding sequence ATGGACGTCAGGGATGACACGACAGCAGCCTCGAACCCGGCCCCGGCCCCGGCCGGCGGCGTCGCGGACGAGAGCCCGCCCGCGGTCTCCCGGCGGCTGCGGATGATCACCATCATCGCCACGTTCGGCGGTCTGCTCTTCGGCTACGACACGGGCGTCATCAACGGCGCCCTGCCCTATATGACCGACGACCTCGGCCTGACCCCGGTCACCGAGGGCATGGTCACCAGCTCGCTGCTGCTGGGTGCCGCGCTGGGCGCGGTGACCGGCGGCCGGTTGTCGGACGCGCGCGGAAGGCGGCACAACATCCTGCTGCTGGCCGTGCTGTTCTTCGTCGGCGCGCTCGGCTGCACGCTCGCCCCGACGACCGAGGTGATGATCGTGGCGCGGTTCGTGCTCGGTCTCGCGGTCGGCGGCGCCTCGGTGACCGTGCCGGTGTATCTCGCGGAGGTGTCGCCCGCCGAGCGGCGCGGTGCTCTCGTCACCCGGAACGAGCTGATGATCGTCTCCGGTCAGCTGCTGGCGTTCACGTCCAACGCGATCATCGCGCGGCTCGGCGGCGAGTCCGGCGGTGTGTGGCGCTGGATGCTGGTCATCGCCACCCTGCCGGCGGTGGTGCTCTGGTTCGGGATGCTGGTGATGCCGGAGAGCCCGCGCTGGCTGGCCTCCCAGAGCCGCTTCGGCGAGGCCCTCGACGTCCTCAAGCAGGTGCGGTCCCAGGCCCGGGCCGAGGCCGAGCTGAAGGAGGTCTCCGCGCTCGCCGTCAAGGACGAGCGGGAGAAGCTCGGCGGCTGGCAGGACATCAAGAGCACACCGTGGGTGCGCAAGCTGATGTTCGTCGGGTTCGGCATCGCGATCGTGCAGCAGATCACCGGCGTCAACACGATCATGTACTACGGCACGCAGATCCTCACCGACGCCGGTTTCACCGCCGACAGCGCGCTGACGGCGAACATCGCCAACGGTGTGATCTCGGTGCTGGCCACCTTCGTCGGCATCTGGCTGCTCGGGCGGGTCGACCGCCGCCCGATGCTGATGACCGGCCAGCTCGGCACGACCGTCGCCCTGTTGCTGATCGGCGTGTTCTCCCTCGTGCTGCCCTCCGGTGATCCGCGGGCGTTCGCGGTGCTCGCCATGACGGTCACCTTCCTCGCCTTCCAGCAGGGCGCGATCTCGCCGGTGACCTGGCTGATGCTGTCGGAGATCTTCCCGATGCGGATGCGCGGCTTCGGCATGGGGGTCGCGGCCGTGGTGCTGTGGCTGACCAACTTCGTGATCGGCCTGGTCTTCCCGTCCCTGGTCTCCGGCATCGGGATATCCAGCACCTTCTTCCTGTTCGTGGTGGCGGGCCTGCTCTCCCTCACCTTCGTGAAGCTGTACGTCCCCGAGACCAGGGGCCGCACCCTCGAGACCCTCGAGGCGGAGCTTCGGGCGCGCTTTTCCTGA
- the helR gene encoding RNA polymerase recycling motor ATPase HelR: MTPLTTSAFALPDRLAHKADPALIAGDERHFAAVAACLEQSIAEVSGRLEAERRAPGGTGRQAMDRDAEIHRLTGRLRTLRRFGLDLCLGHMVGADDSDPVYVGRLGLTDGEGRRLLVDWRSPAAEPFFGATHADPMGLASRRRYRWTGGRIGDYWDEVFTADGISGHAALDDQSAFIASLGTDRSPRMRDVLGTIQADQDAIIRAGSRGALVVDGGPGTGKTVVALHRSAYLLYSDPRLGQHRRGSVLFVGPHRPYLSYVSDVLPGLGEEGVQTCVLRDLVDEGATAGTETDPDVARLKSTADMVRAIEKAVAFYEEPPTEPMTVTTHWNDVHLGARDWAVAFAAAEPGTPHNEAREQVWEELLTIIEDKHDGDVSTDLLRRSLSRNRELLTAFNRAWPLLEATDLVSDLWSVPAYLRMCAPWLSRDEVRTLQRADARAWTVSDLPILDAARQRLGDPEAARRGRRNKAVLAGQREHMARVVDTLIEATANSGADGDEGEGLVSMLRGEDAQVSLVNEAELTTVEPDVLTGPFAHIVVDEAQELTDAEWQMLLLRCPSRSFTIVGDRAQARHGFTESWRERLERVGFGRIDLASLSINYRTPEEIMTEAEPVIRTVLPDANVPTSIRSGGVPVVHGAAAELHSVLDTWLAAHAEGIACVIGDPAFRPSSSRVRSLTPELSKGLEFDLVVLVDPEDFGTGVEGAVDRYVAMTRATRQLVVLTTPVPTRRAPSASGRA, translated from the coding sequence GTGACCCCCCTGACCACGAGCGCGTTCGCTCTTCCCGACCGCCTCGCCCACAAGGCCGACCCCGCGCTGATCGCCGGGGACGAGCGGCACTTCGCCGCCGTCGCCGCGTGCCTGGAGCAGTCGATCGCCGAGGTGTCCGGCCGGCTGGAGGCCGAGCGCCGGGCACCCGGCGGCACGGGCCGGCAGGCGATGGACCGGGACGCGGAGATCCACCGGCTCACCGGCCGGCTGCGCACACTGCGCCGCTTCGGACTGGACCTGTGCCTCGGGCACATGGTCGGCGCCGACGACTCCGATCCCGTGTACGTGGGACGCCTCGGCCTCACGGACGGCGAGGGCCGCCGGCTCCTGGTCGACTGGCGTTCCCCCGCCGCCGAGCCCTTCTTCGGAGCCACCCACGCCGACCCCATGGGCCTGGCCAGCCGCCGCCGATACCGCTGGACCGGCGGCCGGATCGGCGACTACTGGGACGAGGTGTTCACCGCGGACGGCATCTCCGGGCACGCCGCGCTCGACGACCAGTCCGCCTTCATCGCCAGCCTGGGCACCGACCGCTCGCCCCGGATGCGGGACGTGCTCGGCACCATCCAGGCCGACCAGGACGCCATCATCCGCGCGGGCTCCCGCGGCGCCCTCGTCGTCGACGGCGGCCCGGGCACCGGCAAGACCGTCGTCGCCCTGCACCGCTCCGCCTACCTCCTCTACTCCGACCCGCGCCTCGGACAGCACCGCCGGGGCAGCGTGCTCTTCGTCGGCCCGCACCGGCCCTACCTGTCCTACGTCTCCGACGTCCTGCCCGGCCTCGGCGAGGAGGGCGTACAGACCTGCGTCCTGCGGGACCTCGTCGACGAGGGAGCCACGGCCGGGACCGAGACCGACCCGGACGTGGCCCGCCTGAAGTCGACCGCGGACATGGTGAGGGCCATCGAGAAGGCCGTCGCGTTCTACGAGGAGCCGCCCACCGAGCCGATGACCGTCACGACCCACTGGAACGACGTCCACCTCGGCGCCCGCGACTGGGCCGTGGCCTTCGCGGCGGCGGAACCCGGCACCCCGCACAACGAGGCGCGTGAGCAGGTCTGGGAGGAACTGCTCACGATCATCGAGGACAAGCACGACGGCGACGTGTCGACGGACCTCCTGCGCAGATCGCTGTCGCGGAACAGGGAACTGCTCACGGCCTTCAATCGCGCCTGGCCGCTGCTCGAAGCGACCGACCTCGTGTCGGACCTGTGGTCGGTGCCCGCCTATCTGCGGATGTGCGCGCCCTGGCTGAGCCGCGACGAGGTCCGCACGCTGCAGCGCGCGGACGCCCGGGCCTGGACGGTCTCCGACCTGCCGATCCTGGACGCCGCACGGCAGCGGCTCGGCGACCCGGAGGCGGCCAGGCGGGGGCGCCGGAACAAGGCCGTCCTCGCCGGCCAGCGCGAGCACATGGCGCGGGTCGTCGACACCCTGATCGAGGCCACGGCCAACTCGGGCGCCGACGGTGACGAGGGCGAAGGCCTGGTGTCCATGCTGCGCGGCGAGGACGCCCAGGTCAGCCTGGTCAACGAGGCCGAACTGACCACCGTCGAACCGGACGTGCTCACCGGCCCCTTCGCGCACATCGTCGTGGACGAGGCCCAGGAACTGACCGACGCGGAATGGCAGATGCTGCTGCTGCGCTGCCCGTCCCGGAGCTTCACCATCGTCGGGGACCGCGCCCAGGCCCGGCACGGCTTCACGGAGTCATGGCGGGAGCGGCTGGAACGGGTCGGGTTCGGCAGGATCGACCTGGCTTCCCTGAGCATCAACTACCGCACGCCGGAGGAGATCATGACGGAGGCCGAGCCGGTCATCCGCACCGTGCTCCCGGACGCCAACGTGCCGACCTCCATCCGCAGCGGCGGCGTCCCCGTCGTCCACGGAGCCGCCGCGGAGCTGCACTCGGTCCTCGACACCTGGCTGGCCGCCCACGCCGAGGGGATCGCCTGTGTCATCGGCGATCCCGCGTTCCGGCCCTCTTCCTCCCGCGTCCGGTCGCTGACCCCGGAGCTGTCGAAGGGGCTGGAGTTCGATCTGGTCGTCCTCGTCGACCCGGAGGACTTCGGCACCGGCGTCGAAGGAGCGGTCGACCGCTATGTCGCGATGACCAGGGCCACCCGGCAGCTCGTCGTCCTCACGACCCCGGTTCCTACGCGGCGAGCTCCTTCCGCATCCGGTCGGGCATGA
- a CDS encoding Gfo/Idh/MocA family protein has protein sequence MRIGLLGTGPWAQMAHAPALSRHGKLDFAGVWGRRPEAAKELAELHGVRAYDDADELFADVDAVAVALPPQVQADLAARAARAGCHLLLDKPLAPTVEQGRAVVEAVEEAGVASVVFFTTRFQPEPEAWIAEQAGVPGWFTGRAQWLGAVFTSESPFATPWRREKGALWDVGPHALSVLLPVLGDVRRVTAAAYGPGDTVHVVLDHAVGASSTLTLSLTAPPAAAGAAVELRGEAGVAVLPESSDGAVPALMRAADALLTAARTGRPHACDAAFGLRVTEILTAADDLLNGGAR, from the coding sequence ATGCGGATAGGACTGCTGGGCACCGGACCGTGGGCGCAGATGGCCCACGCACCCGCACTGAGCCGGCACGGAAAGCTGGACTTCGCCGGTGTGTGGGGCCGCCGTCCCGAGGCCGCGAAGGAGCTGGCCGAGCTGCACGGCGTGCGCGCGTACGACGACGCCGACGAACTGTTCGCCGATGTGGACGCGGTCGCCGTGGCGCTGCCTCCCCAGGTGCAGGCGGACCTGGCCGCGCGGGCGGCCCGGGCCGGGTGCCATCTGCTGCTCGACAAGCCTCTCGCGCCGACGGTGGAGCAGGGGCGGGCCGTGGTCGAGGCCGTCGAGGAGGCGGGGGTCGCCTCGGTCGTGTTCTTCACGACCCGCTTCCAGCCGGAGCCGGAGGCGTGGATCGCCGAACAGGCGGGAGTGCCGGGCTGGTTCACGGGGCGGGCGCAGTGGCTCGGGGCGGTGTTCACCAGCGAGAGCCCCTTCGCGACGCCGTGGCGGCGGGAGAAGGGCGCCCTGTGGGACGTCGGGCCGCACGCCCTGTCCGTGCTGCTGCCGGTACTCGGCGACGTACGGCGCGTGACGGCCGCCGCCTACGGTCCCGGGGACACGGTGCATGTCGTCCTCGACCATGCCGTCGGCGCATCGAGCACCCTCACCCTGAGCCTGACAGCCCCGCCCGCCGCCGCCGGTGCCGCGGTGGAGTTGCGGGGAGAGGCCGGGGTCGCCGTCCTGCCGGAGAGCTCCGACGGAGCGGTGCCCGCCCTGATGCGGGCCGCGGACGCCCTGCTCACCGCGGCCCGCACCGGTCGTCCGCACGCCTGCGACGCGGCCTTCGGCCTCCGTGTCACGGAGATCCTCACGGCGGCCGACGACCTGCTGAACGGCGGCGCACGCTAG
- a CDS encoding GNAT family N-acetyltransferase, with translation MTDVVIRALDASDAELFDTLPDPLGAREVHQRTLHRPDWKRVALRDGEVVARGAWWGGPDDTEPLSLNWFDVAEGEEEAGAALLRTAPWQVELELNLPVGWRDTPALRTAAETRFTAARNAGYELLVERLQYRWTPEHGLPERPGRLVFRPEPDDAVFFDALRRIHAVTLDAHALKAIEEGGLDRAAQEELDFFHWCPSPRAWWQVAYTPEGEPAGIHIPAHNPSGPCIGFIGVLPDQRGRGYAYDLLVECTRFLVEQGAEFVAAATDQGNFPMAANFAKAGYPVVKERLNFHPV, from the coding sequence ATGACCGACGTGGTCATCCGCGCGCTCGACGCGAGCGACGCCGAACTCTTCGACACCCTGCCCGACCCGCTGGGCGCCCGTGAGGTGCACCAGCGGACCCTGCACCGCCCCGACTGGAAGCGGGTGGCCCTGCGCGACGGCGAGGTCGTCGCCCGCGGTGCCTGGTGGGGCGGACCCGACGACACCGAGCCCCTCAGCCTCAACTGGTTCGACGTGGCGGAAGGCGAGGAGGAAGCGGGCGCCGCACTCCTGCGCACCGCGCCCTGGCAGGTGGAACTCGAACTGAACCTGCCCGTCGGCTGGCGCGACACCCCGGCCCTGCGCACCGCCGCCGAGACCCGCTTCACCGCCGCACGAAACGCAGGCTACGAGCTCCTGGTCGAACGCCTGCAGTACCGCTGGACCCCCGAGCACGGCCTGCCCGAACGCCCCGGCCGCCTGGTGTTCCGCCCCGAACCGGACGACGCCGTGTTCTTCGACGCGCTGCGCCGGATCCACGCCGTCACCCTGGACGCGCACGCGCTGAAGGCCATCGAGGAGGGCGGACTCGACCGGGCGGCCCAGGAGGAACTCGACTTCTTCCACTGGTGCCCCTCGCCACGCGCATGGTGGCAGGTCGCCTACACCCCGGAGGGCGAGCCGGCCGGCATCCACATCCCGGCCCACAACCCGTCGGGCCCCTGCATCGGCTTCATCGGGGTCCTGCCGGACCAGCGGGGCCGCGGCTACGCCTACGACCTCCTGGTCGAGTGCACCCGCTTCCTGGTCGAACAGGGCGCGGAGTTCGTCGCCGCGGCCACGGACCAGGGGAACTTCCCCATGGCCGCGAACTTCGCCAAGGCCGGGTACCCGGTGGTCAAGGAACGGCTCAACTTCCACCCGGTGTAG
- a CDS encoding PP2C family protein-serine/threonine phosphatase, which translates to MSSVRGRLSRRDRDRRGWLRGAPPPGWARVLPSALLAGVCAAELISPEPLDIGFLLGAIPPLAVLAHGPVATAVLGALVVVVLTIPVFSLNDPGSTDLLTVCFVAVLSVLLSFVRSRRDAQLVTERAVAEAAQRAVVPPLRERVGPVRCAGLYRAAQSGTLVGGDFFDVRAGPYGVRAVMGDVQGHGLSAVATVASLLGAFREAVLDQPDPAAVAARLDRRLVVDSAGVPHAELFATAVLLGFSADAGVVRIVACGQAGPLLLRDGRAMELDIEPCTPLGLGLADAAPPRVVSVRLRAGDLLFLASDGVTEARDADGVFYPLAERLPGFAGEEPAALAERVWADLVRHCPDVRDDVTMLVLAPRPQAGP; encoded by the coding sequence GTGAGCAGTGTGCGCGGCCGGCTGTCGCGCCGGGACCGGGACCGGCGCGGCTGGCTGCGCGGCGCGCCCCCGCCGGGCTGGGCGCGGGTGCTGCCGTCCGCGCTGCTGGCGGGGGTGTGCGCGGCGGAGCTGATCAGTCCGGAGCCGCTCGACATCGGCTTTCTGCTGGGTGCCATCCCGCCGCTGGCCGTGCTCGCGCACGGGCCGGTGGCGACGGCCGTGCTGGGCGCTCTGGTGGTGGTCGTGCTGACCATCCCGGTCTTCAGCCTGAACGACCCGGGCAGCACCGATTTACTGACCGTGTGCTTCGTGGCGGTGCTGAGTGTGCTGCTGTCGTTCGTCCGCAGTCGGCGTGACGCGCAGCTGGTCACCGAAAGGGCTGTCGCCGAGGCCGCGCAGCGGGCCGTCGTGCCGCCGCTGCGGGAGCGGGTCGGGCCGGTGCGGTGTGCGGGGCTGTACCGGGCCGCGCAGAGCGGGACGCTGGTCGGGGGCGACTTCTTCGACGTACGGGCGGGTCCCTACGGCGTCCGGGCGGTCATGGGCGATGTCCAGGGACACGGTCTCTCGGCCGTCGCCACGGTCGCGTCGCTGCTGGGGGCGTTCCGGGAGGCGGTGCTGGACCAGCCGGATCCGGCGGCGGTGGCGGCCCGGCTCGACCGGAGGCTGGTGGTGGACTCGGCGGGAGTGCCGCACGCCGAGTTGTTCGCGACGGCGGTGCTGCTCGGTTTCTCCGCCGACGCCGGGGTGGTGCGGATCGTGGCGTGCGGGCAGGCGGGGCCGCTGCTGCTGCGCGACGGGCGGGCCATGGAGCTGGACATCGAGCCGTGCACACCGCTCGGTCTCGGACTCGCCGACGCGGCTCCGCCCCGGGTGGTCTCGGTGCGGCTGCGCGCCGGTGACCTGCTCTTCCTGGCGTCCGACGGGGTCACCGAGGCCAGGGACGCCGACGGGGTCTTCTACCCGCTGGCCGAGCGGCTGCCGGGCTTCGCCGGGGAGGAGCCGGCCGCCCTGGCCGAGCGGGTGTGGGCCGACCTCGTACGGCACTGCCCGGACGTGCGGGACGACGTCACGATGCTCGTGCTCGCGCCCCGTCCGCAGGCCGGGCCCTGA
- a CDS encoding chaplin gives MRTRMTAAFGLACAALLACAGTASADAEAEAIAVGSPGVLSGNVVQIPIDIDANICGNSVNFIGAFNPAIGNKCSIED, from the coding sequence ATGCGCACACGTATGACCGCCGCGTTCGGCCTGGCCTGCGCCGCCCTGCTGGCCTGTGCCGGTACGGCCAGCGCCGACGCGGAGGCCGAGGCCATCGCCGTCGGCAGCCCCGGCGTCCTTTCCGGCAACGTCGTACAGATCCCCATCGACATCGATGCCAATATCTGCGGCAACTCGGTCAACTTCATCGGCGCGTTCAACCCCGCCATCGGCAACAAGTGCTCGATCGAGGACTGA
- a CDS encoding DUF5709 domain-containing protein, whose amino-acid sequence MRPEPMADDAYQPTGTNEEQADAAPLDLQDAVGERTYDDTLDEGYSPPEKPLGVTKTGTTAAEQHEGETLDERLSQEVPDVSAEPAGDGVGDSPDSDGEPVDPQAGTARAGRLVAPDEGAHADTTRETVATDIGIDGGAAGAEEAAVHVVEDDSTLPGDDDRA is encoded by the coding sequence ATGCGCCCCGAACCGATGGCGGACGACGCGTACCAGCCCACCGGGACCAACGAGGAGCAGGCGGACGCCGCGCCGCTGGATCTGCAGGACGCCGTCGGTGAGCGGACCTACGACGACACTCTCGACGAGGGCTACTCCCCGCCGGAGAAGCCGCTCGGAGTCACCAAGACGGGCACCACCGCCGCCGAGCAGCACGAGGGCGAGACCCTCGACGAGCGGCTGTCCCAGGAGGTCCCCGACGTGTCGGCCGAGCCGGCCGGGGACGGCGTGGGCGACAGCCCCGACAGCGACGGCGAACCGGTGGACCCGCAGGCGGGCACCGCCCGTGCCGGCCGTCTGGTCGCCCCGGACGAGGGAGCCCACGCCGACACCACGAGGGAGACCGTCGCGACCGACATCGGCATCGACGGCGGAGCGGCCGGCGCGGAGGAGGCCGCCGTGCACGTGGTGGAGGACGACAGCACCCTGCCCGGGGACGACGACAGGGCGTGA